The Leptospira sp. WS60.C2 genome includes the window TGCAGACGAATCGAACAAAGCTGTAGAAGAAATTTCTGAAGCATTACGATCTCTAGAAAAAGGAAAACCAGATTTGGAGCTAGTCCAATCGGCAATTTCTGAATTCAGCGAGATGCGAACTCAAATCGCAAACGAACTTGAGCTTTTAAAGGAAGCACAGTTCCAATCAGAAGACATCGACAAACAAATCCAAATCCTCGCTTCCAACCTAGTTCACGTTTCAGAAACCATGGAAGGATTTGAAGAGAGTCTAACAGAGGTTAGCTCCATCGAGGCTCGTGTGACAGGTCTCTCAAAAGAACAAGCAAAAATCGAATCCTTTTTGTCGTCTCTCCAAGAGTCGCAAGATTCTGTGTTCCACCTGGTGGAAAATTTGGAAGGCCAAAAACACAATGCACGCGAACTCCAAGCGCGCCTCGACATCCTTGACCGCGAAATCGATGTAGTGGAAGCCAGAGAGAAAGAACTCACGGAAACGATCCGCCAAGCAGAAAACCGTACAGCATTCCTAGTCGAGCGAGAAGCGCAGATTGATTCTGTAGAACGCAAATTCGACAAAATTGAAGAACTCCTTGGTGACCTTTCCGATAGACACCGCCAAATCCTCACCTTACAAAAACGATTGGAAGACCTCAAAGAATCCACAAAAGACACAAAGGACGACTTGGAATCTCTCCTAGGAGAGGCGGACGAAACCTTCGAAAAACTCTCACAATTCCTGGACATCGTCCAAGGAGCGATGCAAAATCCCTCTACCTCCCCCAAAATGGACCGAAAAAATTCGGGAAATCCCTTGGTCGAGCGAAAAAGGGCGACCATCCAAAGCCTCCACGACAATTACCAATGGTCTTCTGAGGCAATCAGTGAAAAATTAAATATTGAAAAATCCCTCGTAGATAGCATCCTCGGAGTTAGAAAGAAATAACCGAGGTATCCATGTCCGAAGAACAAACAGAAACAACGTCAAAAGAATCCCTTATTGTCACTTCTAAGGTGAAAGCTTACATCAAAAGTAAGGGATTTATGACCTCAGGGGATGCGATCGACGGGATCAACGAAGAAATTTACCGACTCATCGACAGAGCATTAGAAAGAACGTCTGCCAACAAAAGAACAACGGTTCGGTCTACTGATTTCTAATCCGTGATTTATATCAAAAACAAGTCAGAAATTGAAAAGATGAGAAAGGCGGGAAAGTTTGCCGCCGAACTCCTCCTGTATTTAGAACCCTTTGTGAAATCAGGTGTTTCCACTCTGGAACTCAACGACATCGCAGAGGCGTATACCAAAAAAAACGGGCACCGTTCCGCCCCACTCGGCTACAAAGGGTTTCCCAAATCCATTTGTACTTCCATCAACCAGGTAGTCTGCCATGGGATTCCCAAAAAGGAAGATGTTTTGGCGGATGGAGACATCGTCAATTTGGATGTTTCTCCCATTGTTGACGGTTACATCGGCGACACTTCCAAAACCTTTATTGTGGGTGGAAAAACAACTCCCGAAGCAGAAAAGTTAGTAGCTGATACCGAAAAAGCCATGTGGATCGGAATCGAACAGATCAAACCAGGTAACCGGATTGATGATATCGGAAATGCCATCGACGATTTTCTAACCCCTCTCGGGTATGGAATCGTGCGAGACCTTATGGGCCATGGAGTGGGACGCAATTTTCACGAAGAACCACAAGTGCCACACTTTCGTTCCCCGAGGAAACTAGCCAAAATAGAGCCTGGAATGATTTTTACTGTGGAACCGATGGTCAATTTGGGAACTTGGGAAGTGAATTTTGATCGTTCTGATAAATGGACCGTCCGAACCAAAGATGGAAAATTGTCGGCTCAGTTTGAACACACAGTCCTTGTCACAGACAAAGGCTATGAAATTCTCACAAAAGTCTAAAGAAAACGTTCTTGCAATCTAAGTTCGTTTGTCGTCTAATCGGAAGTGAGGGTTTCCTATGAAATTAACTGTTAGTCTACTTTCCGTTTTGCTATTTGCATCGTCTGTATTTGCCATTTGCCCAGGTAAGGAAAAACGTTCCTGCCCAGGTCATGACAAATTAGTAGAGTGTCCACACGACGGAAAATAATTCCCATGAACCGCGCCATCCTCTTCGTCGATGACGAACAAATCATTTTGATGAGTTTGAAGTCTCAATTGAAAAAACATTTTGGGAACGAGTATCGTTATGAGACTGCCCAGAATACGGAAGAGGCATGGTCGATCATTGAAGAATTGGCCGAAGAAGGCATCAACATTCTCATCATCATTTCGGATTGGCTTATGCCCAACCAACGTGGTGATGAGTTTTTACGAGAAGTACACAAAACTTACCCTGAGATTCAGAAAATTATTATTTCTGGTCATATCGATGAACACTCCCTCAACCAATTGAAAGGGGAAGTGGATCTTCATAGTTTTTTAAACAAACCTTGGTCCGAATCGGATTTAATCAAAAAAGTGGAAGACGCGATAACGAAGATTGCCTAGGTTTCCTTAGGAAACCTCCGTATGTCTCAGCAAATTACAAAAAATACAATTGAAGATTTAGAACAATTACGCTCCAAATCACCTCTCATTCATAATATTACCAACTACGTTGTGATGAATAACACTGCCAATGCCTTACTTGCCATTGGTGCCTCTCCCATCATGGCTCACGCGATCGAAGAAGTGGAAGAAATGGTTACAATTTGTTCGGCTACTGTCATCAATATTGGAACTCTCTCCGAACCTTGGATCCAAAGTATGGAACTTGCTGCTAAAAAAGCAGTATCCTTAAAAAAACCTTTGGTTCTCGATCCAGTGGGAGCAGGTGCAAGTAACATTCGTAATGCGGCAATTCGAAGAATCTTAGATGCCGGAAATCCAAGCATCATCAGAGGAAATGCTTCCGAAATTCTATCGACACTCTCCTCTTCGGGAAAGACAAAAGGAGTGGATGCAACAGATTCTTCTGAATCTGCGGTGGAAACAGGAAAGTCACTTTCCAAAGTCTCTGGCGGTGTTGTTGTCATTTCTGGTGCCACTGATTATGTATTAAAAGGAACAGATCTTTCTCAAATCTCCAATGGGGATGCACTGATGACAAAAGTGACGGGTCTCGGATGTACGGCTTCCGCCCTTTGTGGTGCCTTTGCTTCCGTACAATCTGACCAGTTCCGTGCGGCAACCTCCGCCATGGTGGTCATGGGCATTGCGGGAGAGATGGCAAAAACAAAAACAACAAGTCCTGGCAGTTTTCAAGTGGCATTTCTCGATGCTCTTTACGAGATAAACGCGGACATCATCAAACAACGAATCAATGCAAAATAAAATCCAAGGGGTGTATCTGGTGACAGACAGACCCCTTTGTATCCACCATCGGATCGAGGAAGTGGTTCGCCTCTCTGCCTCAGGTGGAGTCTCTTTTGTGCAACTCAGAGAAAAAGAAACAACCTCTAGAGAATTTTTGGAACTCGCCCTTCATTTAAAAAAAATTCTAACTCCCTTCCATGTTCCCCTCATCATCAATGACAGAGTTGACATATGTTTGGCGGCACGTGCCGATGGGGTACACTTGGGCCAAACGGATTTACCATGGTCAGAGGCAAGAAGACTACTCGGAACAGAAGCCATCATCGGACTTTCCATTGAGACAAAAGAAGACTGGGAAACTTTACAAAAACAGGATCCAAATCCAGCCTTAGACTATTTGGCAGTTTCACCTGTTTTTGATACTCCTACAAAAACGAATACCAAACCAGCAATGGGACTAGCAGGTGTTCGTTGGCTAAAAGAAAAAACAAAACTTCCCATCGTCGCCATCGGTGGGATCCAAATCGGGAATGCGAAAGAAGTGATTTTGGCGGGTGCTGATTGTCTTGCGGTGGTGAGTGCCATTTGTTCGGCAACTGACCCGAAAGAAGTGACTCTTGCTTTAAAAAATTTATTCTAAGTGACTTGGTTACGGTTCCAAATAGAAACACCAATCCGTTCAATTGCTGAGTCCCGAAAGTAAGTATGAAATTCTTCTTCCGTTAAAAAGTTTTTTTCTAAAAACGTGTTTTCCTTCCAGAACTCACGAGGTAAAAAACTCATCTCTCTTGTCTCCACCTGATTTCGTTTGGCGATTCCTTCATTCCAAGGACATACTTCTTGGCAAAGATCGCAACCATACACCCAACCTTTTCGATCCCATTCCATAAAAGAGTCTGTCACTTCGGACGTACTTCGATCTTCAATGGTTAAATAGGAAATACATTTTGAGGCATCAATTTGATAAGGTTCCAAAGCATTGGTGGGACATATATCAAGGCATCGACGACAACTTCCACAATGATCTGTTGTTTTTTCTTCTTTTGGTGTTTCGCCTAACTCTAAATCAGTGAGAATGATCGATAGAAAAAAATAGGAACCTAACTTAGGATGGATGAGATTTGTATGTTTTCCTTGCCAAACAACACCAGATTCTCTTGTGAGAATTTTCTCTGCGATAGGAAGGCTATCCACAGACTGTCGAAATTTAAAATCTGGGTATAATTCCTTAAGTTCCTTTACAATTTGGTTCCCTTTCTTTCGTAAAACAATGTGGTAGTCGGTACCTAGTGCATACCGAGACACCTTTTTTTCCATATGAGAGAGAAGCTCTTCGCTTGTTTCCGAACGATAGACAAACCCGAGACAGATAGCAGAAACAGGAGTAAATCCCAGATTTTCAAAACGATTGCGGATGGAAAGCGCGTGGTCTTTGGCAAACCAATCCATATTCCCATGGCGTTTTTCAGAAATCCATCTCTCTAAATAGGAAAGATCCTTCTCTGGAATTTTCGCTTTCGTAAATCCAACAAAGGAAAATCCTTCTTTTTCGCAAAGGGACTTGATTTGTGATTGGATTGTAGAATAAGAGTTTGTCATGGCAGAGAAAGAGAATGAAGTTTACCTTACACAAATCCGAAGCCTTTTGCCAAGCCATTTGTTGGTCCAACTTCCTAAACTCATTCCTCATTTCCAGAAACTGGAAGCACTCGTTCCCATACCCAAACAAATACCGGAGCTTCTCAAAAAAGGAATCTATTTTGCTTTATTACAATCAGTGGTAAGACTTCTCGAAAGGCAAACTGACCCGATGTTACCAGAGATTGTGCCCGAATACAAAGAGTTAATCCGAACTGTGACAGAAACCTACCAAAACTTACAACCAGAGACTGAATCGAATTGGTTGGACGAATGCATCCAATATGGAGATAAGTCCGCCTATCATTGGGAGTGGAAACATTTTGATTCGAAAGAATTATTCTAAGGTCTAGTTGTCATCCGATTCTTAGAAGCCGTTTCCATCGAACGTTTGAAACTCGCTTAAATGGGAATTCCTATTTTACATCTCCAATACCAATCGGTAAGGTAGTTCGCGAATCGCAATCATTCAATTTGATTTGTGCATCCACGTAGAAAGAAAAAAGACAGTATCAAAAAGAGAATTCTCTTTTCTGAAATCATAGCATTTCCTTCTGTAAAGAGTTACGAAATTCATTTGGTATTGGGAGTTTTTTCTTTTCTCTATAATCAAAGTAGACTTGGACTGTTTTTGCTTTTACATATAGGACATCTGTTTTCTGATTTTTGATTTCGTAGGAAAATTCCCATGAAGTGGTTCCAATCTTGGAAACCCAAGTGTGAACGTAAATTTCATCTCCAGGCAATACAGAAGAAATCAAATCCATTTCCACTCGAGCAAGAACAAAGGGAATGTCTTCCAAAGTTGCTACTTGCAAATACCGATTGCAAAAATCAAGTCTTGCCAATTCTAAATAGGCCGAATAACTCGCATTATTTACCCTACGCATCGGGTCCATGTCATTAAATCGAATTTGAATTTCGGTTCGGATCATCTCAGTGACTAAATTTTCAGATTGGGCTTCTTTGTCATCCTCATCCTATGAGAATGATTTTGATTTATCACCTTGGTCCTTTCATCGAAATTTTAATTTCGACAGATCGATACAATTTTCTTTCTTGGGGAGTTTTCCCAGAAATGGGCTCAAGCGAGATCGTTTTGATTTTATCTTTGGATACACCACAAGTTGTCAAAATTTTCCGAACTGACTGAATCCTTTGTTGCACTAGGTTTCGATTCTTTGCTAAATTGCCTGTTGTGTCGGCAGATCCAATCAAACAAACTGAATCTAACATTTGTTTCAAAAAGGGGCTCATCCATTCTTTTAATTTTAAAACTTCCTGATCTTCCAATTTTGCACTACCTCCGTCAAAGTAGACAACTAGTTCCAAATTGTTTAATGTAGCGATACTAGAATCAGAATCGTACACATTGTACTTTTTTGGAACTCTTACCCTACCCTCTGTTCTTTTTTTAGGCCATAAAACATAAAAAACGAACAAGAGGCTAACTAAAATTAAGGAAATCCAAACCATACAACCATTAGACTCCTAAGAAAGACATAAATCATTCACAAACCGCTGGACAATTTATTTCCAAGACCTATTGGGAGTCTTCAGAGCTAGAGAAGATACTTCCGTCAATCGTGTGATTTATTCTCTAGAATTCCCAGTTGACTAATCATATGTTGAAGAAGACCTTACTTCACCTAATAGGAACTATTCGATTTCTGTTTATCCAAATCGAATTGCGTTTTATGGAATGAGGGTATATTTGTCATTGATCTTATGACATTCGTATGGAATTCAAAACACTAGACAGAGGAAAGTGGTTTTTGAGAATTTGGGTATGGAACGGATTGTCCACATTATCTCCAAACTCATTTTATTTTGCTCTTTATCAATTTCCTTTACGCAATGCAAACTAGCCAAGTTAGAAAATTCTTGTGATATTCAATCACAATCCTATCTCCTATCTGCATTGGTTCGATTTGCTACGGCAGACACTTCTCCTTCTTGTTTGCCTGGTTTCGCCTTCTTTGAGGAATGGGGAATCTATGGTGGAGTTTTTGGTCCGCCAGCAAAAGTACATTCGATTCTATCCTATCGAAATCATATCCTCATTGGAGGAGATTTTACACTGACTGGAGTCTCC containing:
- the queG gene encoding tRNA epoxyqueuosine(34) reductase QueG; protein product: MTNSYSTIQSQIKSLCEKEGFSFVGFTKAKIPEKDLSYLERWISEKRHGNMDWFAKDHALSIRNRFENLGFTPVSAICLGFVYRSETSEELLSHMEKKVSRYALGTDYHIVLRKKGNQIVKELKELYPDFKFRQSVDSLPIAEKILTRESGVVWQGKHTNLIHPKLGSYFFLSIILTDLELGETPKEEKTTDHCGSCRRCLDICPTNALEPYQIDASKCISYLTIEDRSTSEVTDSFMEWDRKGWVYGCDLCQEVCPWNEGIAKRNQVETREMSFLPREFWKENTFLEKNFLTEEEFHTYFRDSAIERIGVSIWNRNQVT
- the map gene encoding type I methionyl aminopeptidase yields the protein MIYIKNKSEIEKMRKAGKFAAELLLYLEPFVKSGVSTLELNDIAEAYTKKNGHRSAPLGYKGFPKSICTSINQVVCHGIPKKEDVLADGDIVNLDVSPIVDGYIGDTSKTFIVGGKTTPEAEKLVADTEKAMWIGIEQIKPGNRIDDIGNAIDDFLTPLGYGIVRDLMGHGVGRNFHEEPQVPHFRSPRKLAKIEPGMIFTVEPMVNLGTWEVNFDRSDKWTVRTKDGKLSAQFEHTVLVTDKGYEILTKV
- the thiM gene encoding hydroxyethylthiazole kinase, coding for MSQQITKNTIEDLEQLRSKSPLIHNITNYVVMNNTANALLAIGASPIMAHAIEEVEEMVTICSATVINIGTLSEPWIQSMELAAKKAVSLKKPLVLDPVGAGASNIRNAAIRRILDAGNPSIIRGNASEILSTLSSSGKTKGVDATDSSESAVETGKSLSKVSGGVVVISGATDYVLKGTDLSQISNGDALMTKVTGLGCTASALCGAFASVQSDQFRAATSAMVVMGIAGEMAKTKTTSPGSFQVAFLDALYEINADIIKQRINAK
- a CDS encoding response regulator, producing the protein MNRAILFVDDEQIILMSLKSQLKKHFGNEYRYETAQNTEEAWSIIEELAEEGINILIIISDWLMPNQRGDEFLREVHKTYPEIQKIIISGHIDEHSLNQLKGEVDLHSFLNKPWSESDLIKKVEDAITKIA
- a CDS encoding acyl-CoA thioesterase, with amino-acid sequence MIRTEIQIRFNDMDPMRRVNNASYSAYLELARLDFCNRYLQVATLEDIPFVLARVEMDLISSVLPGDEIYVHTWVSKIGTTSWEFSYEIKNQKTDVLYVKAKTVQVYFDYREKKKLPIPNEFRNSLQKEML
- the thiE gene encoding thiamine phosphate synthase, coding for MQNKIQGVYLVTDRPLCIHHRIEEVVRLSASGGVSFVQLREKETTSREFLELALHLKKILTPFHVPLIINDRVDICLAARADGVHLGQTDLPWSEARRLLGTEAIIGLSIETKEDWETLQKQDPNPALDYLAVSPVFDTPTKTNTKPAMGLAGVRWLKEKTKLPIVAIGGIQIGNAKEVILAGADCLAVVSAICSATDPKEVTLALKNLF
- a CDS encoding OmpA family protein; translated protein: MYDSDSSIATLNNLELVVYFDGGSAKLEDQEVLKLKEWMSPFLKQMLDSVCLIGSADTTGNLAKNRNLVQQRIQSVRKILTTCGVSKDKIKTISLEPISGKTPQERKLYRSVEIKISMKGPR